The region GTGACGGGATTAGCGGTGAGCAGGTTTACTGCGGATGCAAGCCAAGATCTGGAAGTAGCCTCTAGGCTACCCCGAAGACTTCTCGTTCCTATCAACAGGAATCCGAAACCTGCTAAAAAGGACAAATAAACAGTGCATGACATAGCTTATCCTCCCATAAGTGGTATATGTTGGCAAGAAAGGTACAAGAACTATGATTGATCTGCATGTCCATGTATTGGGTGAAGGAGAGTATGGGGATGAAGAGGCGCGTCAGCGTTTCCTGGAGTTTCAAAGAAAGGCCCTAAAGAAAGGGGTTCGCTATTTGGGGCTGGCCGAACATACCTATGCTGTTGATAAATGCTTTTATGATATGGTTATGAAAACAAAGCGGGAAAACGGCCTGATAATTCTTTTGGGTACAGAGGCTGATTACGGTGTTAATTCCAATATGGCTTTAAAGCTTGCCAAAAGCGTACCCTTGGATTATATCATAGGATCAGTGCATGAGTTGAACGGGTGGGCTTTTGATCTCGAAACCGAACGGTGGCGGTATGGGCAATGGGACCTAGATGAGCTGTTTAGTTATTATTTTCGCCACGTACAAGAGATGGTATCCCATGGAAATTTTGACATAATTGGACACTTAGACCTGATTAAGAAGTTTAA is a window of Clostridia bacterium DNA encoding:
- a CDS encoding histidinol-phosphatase HisJ family protein; translation: MIDLHVHVLGEGEYGDEEARQRFLEFQRKALKKGVRYLGLAEHTYAVDKCFYDMVMKTKRENGLIILLGTEADYGVNSNMALKLAKSVPLDYIIGSVHELNGWAFDLETERWRYGQWDLDELFSYYFRHVQEMVSHGNFDIIGHLDLIKKFNFLPRTPIADLASPLLAAISKVQATVEVNTSGWFKPVDDCYPDNAILKRLFELNVPVTLGSDAHEPDEVGRELERAKDELKRIGYTRLAVFRQRKRYFISL